In Rhizophagus irregularis chromosome 7, complete sequence, a single genomic region encodes these proteins:
- a CDS encoding uncharacterized protein (SECRETED:cutsite_AVG-AP; SECRETED:prob_0.8505); SECRETED:SignalP(1-23), protein MRFARLCKLYLFFLVATATIAVGAPLDNVIKTSMVEGQATIETTVPQCPAGTTYVASLCFSVGRIQVFCQNPQNPTLEIIAFTDCEPDEVCIEHEHAINEDLNRPHATCVSSEFYTVWDNFNNPDADACAQEVYKHDHGALDVEIAMTIYAHDGRPIQVNLLRALSNDHELSRIFDMHNYTQVIRGYNGETIKYCFNTGTKNQVTAYAGSWIIN, encoded by the coding sequence ATGAGATTTGCTCGATTGTGTAAATTAtaccttttctttttagttgCAACTGCAACTATAGCTGTAGGAGCACCTCTAGACAATGTGATCAAGACTTCCATGGTCGAGGGCCAAGCCACAATAGAAACAACAGTACCCCAATGCCCAGCAGGTACTACATATGTAGCTTCCCTTTGCTTCAGTGTTGGCAGAATACAGGTATTTTGTCAAAACCCTCAAAACCCAACCCTAGAAATCATAGCATTTACAGATTGTGAACCAGATGAAGTTTGTATTGAACATGAACACGCAATCAATGAAGACCTAAATCGTCCACATGCTACGTGTGTTAGTTCTGAATTTTACACAGTATgggataattttaataatcctgATGCTGATGCTTGTGCACAGGAAGTATACAAACATGATCATGGTGCACTTGATGTGGAGATTGCAATGACGATATATGCACATGATGGAAGACCGATACAAGTAAATTTGCTGAGGGCACTTTCTAATGATCATGAACTTTCTAGGATCTTTGATATGCACAATTACACCCAAGTGATTCGAGGTTATAATGGGGAAACAATTAAGTACTGCTTTAATACAGGCACCAAAAACCAAGTAACAGCTTATGCTGGTTCTTGGATTATAAATTAA